A stretch of Hypomesus transpacificus isolate Combined female chromosome 7, fHypTra1, whole genome shotgun sequence DNA encodes these proteins:
- the LOC124469816 gene encoding protein bicaudal D homolog 1-like isoform X1, producing MAAGGGCGDTVEQCRAEVERLSRELAEANREKVRAAECGLVVLEENQTLKQQYAELEAEQEALRLELEQLQEAFCQACSTQRKVAADGESTEESLLQESASKEAFYMSRLLELQAQLKHCRAKASSTLADNQHLGTLLQDLRESKEMLELQRSRGREELREYKFREARLLQDYSELEEENISLQKLVSTLRQNQVEFEGLKHEIKVLEEETEVLRSQLEDALRLKDISDSQLEEALDSLKSEREQKNHLRKELVHHLSICDVTYTGSAHLAFTSAPPSGTATPTSIQSPSNEEPVRCNGHLHGNAVTGCSGSLPRANGECRAAGRRGEGGADLFSEMNMTEIQKLKQQLMEVECEKAGLLSSLQESQTQLQHTQSALAQQHERALRLSQRVTALRRLHREAHLAHQAHPDSKTQLHRETLMEQGGEEEEEEEVSRVFPHHTPGLEILQCKYRVAVTEVVELKAELRGLREQQALQERTRGLVRRHSLEEKVDRLEDELKEARGRAGESQAALGAAQDELVMFSEELAQLYHHVCLCNNETPNRVMLDYYRQGRGPRAGLGGPKGAAADDDSRVLLTPRLARRLAAVVAATGSSGESRSPSESPSKEGGREGGKTPPTGSPSISASSSSSSSSSPALETAGDLRREPMNIYNLNAIIKEQVRHLQRAVDRALQLSRQRAAARELAPLLDKDKDSCLEEILKLKALLSTKREQVATLRLVLKANKQTAEGALANLKSKYENEKAMVTDTMTKLRNELKALKEDAATFSSLRAMFATTCDQYMIRLDEMQRQLTAAEDEKKTLNSLLRMAIQQKLALTQRLEDLAFDQELSHRSPGGKGPRPRTSTPKVSHPASASAPSPGLSDAPLSPVTTAPASLTLAFTSSTPPAPPSPPRPCPLPSPSSRASTAHSIPGSPPALEAPSSPPSSPTSSPRRLAQSLGTQGGQEAGVRGGQEAGVRGDQGAQTLLVDSMSVDHSHLPRCSAVSRIFSPDTRSSPTRPALPGSAPSSPYRSPLLTRRSAWSSSSRTRPLASLSRPSYSSSSSYASSSSYHSPSSFYSPSSFYSHSNSYSPLYPRYYSYHRPPH from the exons GCGTTCTGCCAGGCCTGCTCCACCCAGCGCAAGGTGGCAGCAGACGGGGAGAGCACGGAGGAGTCCCTGCTGCAGGAGTCAGCCAGCAAGGAGGCCTTCTACATGAGCCGTCTGCTGGAGCTGCAGGCCCAGCTCAAGCACTGCCGAGCTAAAGCCTCCAGCACCCTGGCGGACAACCAGCACCTGGGAACACTGCTGCAGGACCTGCGTGAG AGTAAGGAGATGCTGGAGTtgcagaggagcagggggagggaggagttgaGAGAGTACAAGTTCAGAGAAGCTCGACTGCTGCAGGACTACagcgagctggaggaggagaacatctcCCTGCAGAAGCTGGTGTCCACACTCAGACagaaccag gTGGAGTTTGAAGGTCTGAAACACGAGATCAAAGttctggaggaggagacggaaGTCCTGAGGAGCCAACTGGAGGACGCGCTGCGTCTGAAGGACATCTCCGATAGCCAATTGGAGGAAGCGCTGGACTCGCTGAAAAGCGAGCGTGAGCAGAAGAATCACCTCCGCAAGGAGCTGGTGCATCACCTGAGCATCTGTGATGTCACCTACACAGGGTCTGCCCACCTGGCCTTCACCTCCGCCCCGCCCAGCGGCACTGCCACGCCCACATCCATTCAGTCTCCTAGCAACGAGGAGCCGGTGCGGTGCAACGGACATCTCCATGGCAACGCAGTGACGGGCTGCAGCGGGTCGTTGCCCAGAGCCAATGGGGAGTGTCGAGCAGCGGGGCGCAGAGGGGAGGGCGGGGCCGACCTGTTCAGTGAGATGAATATGACGGAGATTCAGAAGCTGAAGCAACAACTGATGGAG GTGGAGTGTGAGAAGGCAGGGCTGTTGAGCAGCCTGCAGGAGAGCCAGACCCagctgcagcacacacagagTGCCTTGGCTCAGCAGCACGAGAGGGCCCTCCGCCTCAGCCAGAGAGTCACAGCACTCAGACGCCTGCACCGTGAAGCCCACCTCGCCCACCAGGCCCATCCAGACTCAAAGACCCAGCTCCACCGTGAGACCCTCatggagcagggtggggaggaggaggaggaagaggaggtgtcCAGAGTGTTCCCCCACCACACCCCGGGCCTGGAGATCCTGCAGTGTAAGTATCGCGTGGCGGTGACTGAGGTGGTGGAGCTGAAGGCAGAGCTGCGAGGGCTCCGAGAGCAGCAGGCCTTGCAGGAGCGAACCCGGGGCCTGGTGCGCCGCCACAGcctggaggagaaggtggacCGGCTGGAGGACGAGCTGAAGGAGGCGCGGGGGCGAGCGGGGGAGAGTCAGGCGGCGCTGGGCGCGGCACAGGATGAGCTGGTGATGTTCAGTGAGGAGCTGGCCCAGCTCTACCACCACGTGTGCCTCTGCAACAACGAGACGCCCAACCGCGTCATGCTCGACTACTACCGGCAGGGCCGCGGTCCGAGGGCCGGACTGGGCGGGCCCAAGGGGGCGGCGGCTGATGATGACAGCAGGGTCCTGCTCACGCCGCGATTGGCCCGGAGGCTTGCCGCTGTTGTCGCAGCAACCGGCTCGTCGGGGGAGTCGCGGAGCCCCTCTGAGTCGCCGtccaaggagggggggagggaaggggggaagaCTCCTCCTACCGGCTCCCCCAGCATCAGTgcctcttcatcttcatcttcatcatcttcaccCGCTCTGGAGACAGCTGGAGACCTGCGCAGAGAACCCATGAACATCTACAACCTCAACGCCATCATCAAAGAAcag GTGCGCCACCTTCAGAGGGCGGTGGACCGGGCGCTGCAGCTGTCCCGGCAGAGAGCAGCGGCCAGGGAGCTGGCGCCTCTGCTggacaaggacaaggacagCTGCCTGGAGGAGATCCTCAAGCTGAAGGCTCTGCTTAGCACCAAGAGAGAGCAGGTGGCTACCCTGCGCCTCGTCCTCAAGGCCAACAAGCAG ACAGCCGAGGGTGCTCTGGCCAACCTGAAGAGTAAGTACGAGAACGAAAAGGCAATGGTGACGGACACCATGACCAAGCTGAGGAACGAGCTGAAGGCCTTAAAGGAGGACGCTGCCACATTCTCCTCACTGCGCGCCATGTTCGCCACCAC gtgtgACCAGTATATGATCCGTCTGGATGAGATGCAGAGGCAGCTGACAGCAGCGGAGGATGAGAAGAAGACCCTGAACTCGCTGCTCCGCATGGCCATCCAGCAGAAGCTGGCTCTGACGCAGCGCCTGGAGGACCTGGCGTTCGACCAGGAGCTGAGCCACCGCTCCCCAGGGGGTAAGGGCCCTCGGCCCCGGACCAGCACCCCTAAAGTAAGTCAcccagcctctgcctcagcccctTCCCCCGGCCTCTCCGATGCCCCACTCAGTCCAGTGACTACAGCCCCTGCCTCCCTGACCCTGgctttcacctcctccaccccgcctgcacccccctcgcccccccgcccctgccccctccccagcccgtCCTCCAGAGCCTCCACCGCTCACTCCATCCCAGGGAGCCCTCCCGCCTTGGAGgccccctcctcgcccccctcctcccccacctcttccCCCCGGCGTCTGGCTCAGAGCCTGGGAACACAGGGGGGCCAGGAGGCTGGGGTCCGGGGGGGCCAGGAGGCTGGGGTCCGGGGGGACCAAGGGGCCCAGACCCTCCTGGTGGACAGCATGAGTGTAGACCACTCCCACCTTCCTCGTTGCTCGGCCGTGTCCAGAATATTTTCCCCTGACACCCGGTCATCCCCCACTCGCCCCGCCCTgccaggctccgccccctcatCCCCGTATCGCTCGCCCCTGCTGACGCGGAGATCCGCCtggagctcctcctccaggacacGCCCCCTTGCCAGCCTATCACGCCCCtcgtactcctcctcctcctcctatgcctcctcttcctcctaccATAGTCCCTCCTCCTTCTACAGTCCCTCTTCATTCTACAGTCACTCCAACAGC